The following coding sequences lie in one Capnocytophaga stomatis genomic window:
- a CDS encoding carboxy terminal-processing peptidase, with translation MRNFSISLTLLFISFASCSFVSKKFDDPEKDKLLVEIIQHILTNKHFNPVEVNDDFSKQMYKNYIEHLDSQKRYFLQSDINEFKKYETRLDDDLKNDDLSFFNLTYNRLIQRMKEAEDIAKDIFKKPINFSSKETINTDFEKIPYAKNKAELQKRWQQIITFSILSSYVTKEKEEKTKKEKDANYKIKSEEELRKEATETSEKTLLELFSFLDDMVKEEWFSIYVNAMTETFDPHTTYMAPDIKDNFDRDMSGKFEGIGAQLQKKADGIRITGVMLGGPVWKGKLLEVGDHILKVAQGSEEPVDIVGMRLDDAIKLIKGPKGTEVRLTVKRVDGTIEVVSIIRDMVELEETFAKAAIIEDGGKKYGIINLPKFYIDFKNQRERNAASDVALEIEKLKKENIDGLIIDLRNNGGGSLRAVVELGGLFIKNGPIVQVKSPRGRIDVLSDTDSRIQWDGSLVILVNELSASASEILAAAMQDYKRAIVIGGKQTFGKGTVQSFEDLNNYVRQNSFGDLGALKYTIQKFYRINGGSTQLEGVKSDIVVPDKYKYIDVGERDLTNAMKWDKIDPVQFESWQNNANFNKAIENSNKRIGENAHLKLIDENAKWVKQQQNKNVFPLNHEAYKKVVEKDEEEAKRFKAISDYKSNLKFVSLPSEEAKIQGNEDLKLRRDRWHETLQQDVYIDEAVNILKDLNAK, from the coding sequence ATGAGAAATTTTTCAATATCACTTACACTATTATTTATCTCTTTTGCTTCGTGTAGTTTCGTGAGCAAAAAATTTGATGATCCGGAGAAAGACAAACTTTTGGTGGAAATCATCCAACACATTCTTACCAACAAACATTTCAATCCTGTTGAAGTTAATGACGATTTTTCCAAACAGATGTACAAAAACTACATTGAGCATTTGGATAGCCAAAAGCGTTATTTTTTACAATCCGACATCAATGAATTCAAAAAATATGAAACTCGTTTGGACGACGATTTAAAAAATGACGACCTTTCATTCTTCAATCTGACTTATAACAGACTGATTCAAAGAATGAAAGAAGCTGAAGATATTGCTAAAGATATTTTCAAAAAACCTATTAATTTTTCATCAAAAGAAACTATTAACACTGATTTTGAAAAGATTCCGTATGCAAAAAACAAAGCCGAATTGCAAAAACGTTGGCAACAAATCATCACTTTTTCAATTTTGTCCAGCTATGTAACAAAGGAAAAAGAAGAAAAAACCAAAAAGGAAAAAGATGCTAACTACAAAATAAAATCGGAAGAGGAATTACGAAAAGAAGCCACTGAAACTTCTGAAAAAACGCTTCTCGAGCTATTTTCATTCCTTGATGATATGGTAAAAGAAGAATGGTTCAGCATTTATGTCAATGCTATGACTGAAACTTTTGACCCTCACACAACCTATATGGCTCCTGATATCAAAGATAATTTTGACCGTGATATGTCAGGAAAATTTGAGGGAATTGGTGCTCAATTACAGAAAAAAGCAGATGGTATCCGCATTACAGGCGTGATGCTTGGCGGTCCGGTTTGGAAAGGAAAACTTTTGGAAGTTGGTGACCACATCTTAAAAGTAGCACAAGGAAGTGAAGAGCCTGTGGATATTGTAGGTATGCGTTTAGATGACGCCATAAAACTCATAAAAGGTCCTAAAGGAACGGAAGTTCGCCTTACTGTAAAACGTGTTGACGGAACTATTGAAGTGGTGTCTATCATTCGTGATATGGTGGAACTGGAGGAAACATTTGCCAAAGCTGCAATTATTGAAGATGGTGGCAAAAAATACGGTATCATCAACCTACCTAAATTCTATATTGATTTCAAAAATCAAAGAGAACGAAACGCCGCTTCAGATGTAGCTTTAGAAATTGAAAAACTTAAAAAAGAAAATATTGATGGCTTAATCATTGACCTGAGAAATAACGGTGGTGGCTCATTGAGAGCTGTTGTTGAACTCGGCGGTTTGTTCATCAAAAACGGACCTATCGTTCAAGTAAAATCACCTCGCGGTCGTATTGACGTTTTGTCAGATACTGATTCTCGCATACAGTGGGATGGCTCGTTAGTTATTCTGGTTAATGAATTATCGGCTTCTGCTTCTGAAATTTTGGCTGCCGCTATGCAAGATTACAAAAGAGCTATCGTAATTGGAGGCAAACAAACTTTCGGAAAAGGAACTGTTCAAAGCTTTGAGGACTTAAACAATTACGTTCGTCAAAATTCATTCGGAGATTTGGGAGCTTTGAAATACACTATTCAGAAATTCTATCGTATTAACGGAGGTTCTACTCAATTGGAAGGAGTAAAAAGTGACATCGTTGTTCCTGATAAATATAAATATATCGACGTTGGAGAACGTGACCTAACAAACGCGATGAAATGGGACAAAATTGACCCAGTGCAGTTTGAATCTTGGCAAAATAATGCTAATTTTAACAAGGCTATCGAAAATAGTAATAAAAGAATTGGCGAAAATGCACATTTAAAGCTCATTGATGAAAATGCTAAATGGGTAAAACAACAACAAAACAAAAATGTTTTTCCTTTAAATCACGAAGCTTACAAAAAAGTTGTTGAAAAAGATGAGGAGGAAGCAAAACGATTTAAAGCCATTTCGGATTACAAATCAAACTTGAAATTTGTTTCTCTTCCTTCTGAAGAGGCTAAAATACAAGGTAATGAAGATTTGAAATTACGTCGCGACCGTTGGCACGAAACACTACAACAAGATGTTTACATTGATGAAGCTGTAAATATTTTAAAAGATTTGAATGCAAAATAA